From the genome of Novipirellula aureliae, one region includes:
- a CDS encoding alkaline phosphatase family protein, translating into MNRVCVINVVGLTPSLLSEAPNIAAAGNVSPWKSPLPAVTSTCQATMLTGSLPRDHGIVGNGWYYRDTQEIRFWQQANSLVQGKKFYEGFETAKLFWWFNQSAPVQYSATPKPHYGCDGSKVFDILDFTECCLTQRLGPFPFFTFWGPHSGLACSRWIADAASIVLREKRPELSLVYLPHLDYDFQRFSEPSMSRVREVDECAKTIIDAAADVDTEVVIVSEYGLTAVDQPVFLNRELRREGWLKIRSGPFGEMMIPGECDAFAVCDHQLAHVYVRQPEQMEEVQAKLQSVPGVDRVVAAEELGLDHPRSGELICLAKPNAWFAYYYWLNDDVAPDFARTVDIHRKPGYDPCELFMTSKFRAMRKLVRKKLGFRYSMDIIPLDPSLVRGSHGLMTAPDRGPLIIGSGDLPTEMCGFSSYVQERLRRQG; encoded by the coding sequence GTGAATCGAGTCTGTGTGATCAATGTTGTTGGTTTGACGCCATCGCTCCTCAGCGAAGCACCCAACATTGCCGCGGCCGGGAACGTGAGTCCATGGAAAAGTCCATTGCCTGCCGTTACGTCAACGTGTCAAGCAACAATGTTGACCGGTTCCCTTCCGCGAGATCACGGAATCGTTGGCAACGGATGGTATTACCGCGACACCCAAGAGATTCGGTTTTGGCAACAAGCTAACTCGCTCGTGCAAGGAAAAAAGTTTTACGAAGGCTTTGAGACAGCAAAACTGTTTTGGTGGTTTAACCAATCAGCACCCGTTCAATATAGCGCAACGCCGAAACCGCATTATGGATGCGACGGTTCGAAAGTATTCGACATTCTCGACTTCACGGAGTGCTGCTTGACGCAGCGTCTAGGGCCATTCCCGTTTTTTACGTTTTGGGGCCCCCATTCGGGGCTGGCGTGTTCTCGCTGGATCGCCGATGCAGCGTCGATCGTACTCCGCGAAAAACGGCCCGAATTGTCGCTCGTCTACCTCCCCCATCTCGATTACGATTTCCAGCGGTTTTCGGAGCCAAGCATGTCCCGAGTCCGTGAAGTGGACGAGTGTGCCAAGACGATTATTGATGCTGCCGCAGACGTGGATACCGAAGTCGTCATTGTCTCGGAGTACGGACTGACAGCGGTCGATCAACCTGTGTTCCTCAATCGAGAACTAAGACGCGAGGGATGGCTGAAGATCCGCAGCGGACCGTTCGGCGAGATGATGATCCCGGGCGAATGTGATGCGTTCGCAGTCTGCGATCATCAACTCGCTCATGTCTACGTTCGCCAACCGGAACAGATGGAGGAAGTACAGGCCAAGCTGCAAAGCGTGCCGGGAGTGGACCGAGTGGTGGCTGCGGAAGAACTCGGGCTCGATCACCCGCGCAGTGGCGAGCTGATCTGTTTGGCCAAACCAAACGCCTGGTTTGCCTACTACTATTGGCTGAACGATGATGTTGCTCCTGACTTTGCACGAACGGTCGACATCCATCGCAAACCAGGCTACGACCCTTGTGAACTTTTTATGACGAGCAAGTTTCGGGCGATGCGAAAACTGGTTCGAAAGAAACTCGGATTTCGCTATTCCATGGACATTATTCCGCTCGACCCGTCTCTCGTTCGTGGTAGCCATGGCTTGATGACGGCACCGGATCGCGGTCCGTTAATTATCGGTTCTGGAGATTTGCCAACCGAAATGTGTGGTTTTTCAAGCTATGTTCAAGAGCGACTTCGAAGGCAGGGTTAA
- a CDS encoding sensor histidine kinase has translation MLRRRSIRTKLVVALGLLTSIVLLLAFSGFWGLYGYRSLANSVSQRAEEMPHANDLNRLAETLRDSNSRMNDMILNGGMIDAGLLDNPMSKLEQCRYAQTMFDLRVRIQLYRDAISGIHQGSNLLIDADHQRFSLDKIDQSVAELVAFHRSPRSLDYNGKSELSRRLDSLVELTQEHLSNTHSELAEFSQDVRGQYRTWIGVAWVCTIISLIVVGVLLWSLHSLVVKPFQTLLDGSRLVAKGQLSHWIDLGTNDELNELAMAMNDMTKRFKTTLGELKSVNSDLDRQVRERSREVIQNEQLASVGFLAAGVAHEINNPLATIAWSAESLESRVEETVGFASGSAAIDNELLTAMRLNLRRIQEEAFRCKGITERLLDFSRLGDVQRSTTNLTQLVEEIVAMVSKVGKYRCKTMRTHQVGDVFAHVNAQEIRQVILNLITNALESVDTDGAVDIYIKQVGCNACVAVQDNGCGMSAEVLQHLFEPFFTRRRDGTGTGLGLSITYRIVSQHGGSLIAQSDGEGCGSRLQLLLPCQAAAPRDIESDSNRSDLNTLEPNTLELNTTEWNHESIKAA, from the coding sequence GTGTTACGTCGGCGATCAATTCGAACAAAACTTGTAGTCGCACTCGGCTTGTTGACCTCGATCGTTTTGCTGCTGGCTTTCAGTGGTTTTTGGGGGCTTTACGGCTATCGAAGTCTGGCGAATTCGGTCAGCCAGCGGGCGGAGGAGATGCCCCATGCAAACGATTTGAATCGCTTGGCAGAGACGCTTCGCGACAGCAACAGTCGCATGAACGACATGATTCTCAATGGCGGCATGATCGATGCCGGGCTATTGGATAATCCGATGTCGAAACTCGAACAATGTCGTTACGCACAAACGATGTTCGACCTAAGGGTTCGCATCCAGCTCTACAGAGATGCGATTTCCGGAATCCATCAAGGATCCAATTTGTTGATCGATGCCGACCACCAACGCTTCAGTTTGGATAAGATCGACCAATCGGTTGCCGAACTTGTCGCCTTTCACCGGAGCCCTCGCAGCTTGGATTATAATGGCAAAAGCGAATTGTCGCGTCGGCTTGATTCGTTGGTCGAGCTGACTCAAGAACACCTCTCTAACACGCACTCGGAGTTGGCTGAGTTTAGCCAAGACGTTCGCGGTCAATACCGAACGTGGATCGGCGTGGCTTGGGTGTGTACCATCATTTCCTTGATCGTCGTTGGCGTGTTGCTGTGGTCGCTGCATTCGTTGGTCGTCAAGCCGTTTCAAACGCTTTTAGATGGATCGCGTTTGGTCGCCAAGGGACAACTGAGCCATTGGATCGATTTAGGGACCAATGATGAGCTAAACGAATTGGCGATGGCCATGAATGATATGACTAAACGCTTCAAGACGACACTTGGCGAATTGAAATCGGTGAATTCCGATTTGGATCGCCAAGTCCGAGAACGATCGCGGGAAGTGATTCAAAACGAACAATTGGCGAGTGTCGGTTTCCTGGCTGCGGGGGTAGCTCACGAGATCAACAATCCGCTAGCCACGATTGCCTGGAGTGCCGAGTCTCTTGAATCTCGCGTCGAGGAAACCGTCGGATTTGCCAGTGGATCGGCTGCCATCGATAATGAGCTCCTTACCGCGATGCGTTTGAATCTGAGACGCATCCAAGAGGAAGCGTTTCGATGCAAAGGGATCACCGAACGGTTGCTCGATTTCAGCCGCTTAGGTGACGTGCAACGATCGACTACCAACTTAACACAGCTTGTCGAAGAGATCGTTGCGATGGTCAGCAAGGTAGGTAAGTATCGCTGCAAAACGATGCGAACCCATCAAGTCGGTGATGTGTTCGCGCATGTAAACGCTCAAGAGATTCGCCAAGTCATTCTGAACTTGATTACCAATGCTTTAGAGAGTGTTGACACCGACGGTGCAGTCGACATCTATATCAAACAAGTCGGATGCAACGCCTGCGTCGCTGTCCAAGACAACGGATGTGGAATGTCGGCCGAGGTGCTGCAGCATTTGTTTGAACCATTTTTTACTCGCCGTCGCGATGGAACCGGAACGGGTTTGGGACTTAGCATTACCTATCGCATTGTTTCTCAACATGGTGGTTCACTTATCGCTCAAAGCGATGGCGAGGGCTGCGGGTCGCGACTGCAACTCTTGCTTCCCTGCCAAGCGGCCGCACCTCGCGATATCGAATCAGATTCGAATAGATCCGACCTGAACACACTTGAACCGAACACACTTGAACTAAACACAACGGAATGGAACCATGAGTCAATCAAAGCAGCCTAA
- a CDS encoding undecaprenyl-diphosphate phosphatase, producing the protein MLQTIILAIIQGIAEFLPISSSGHLVIVGAMMGELSESPTMEIILHAGTLGSILVVYWKRILKLLTSDRRVIGLMVVGTIPAVVIGLTIKQNFEYLLRSPLLVGAMLIVTGIFLIVLGRLKPRDGEYQKLSMLGALTIGCFQAFAILPGVSRSGSTILGGRLLGLKNDDSVTFSFLLAIPAICGATVLALKDLVEQRESGSPMMYSNLELIVGAVVAFLVGILALKWLIRWSRLDRLHWFAFWCIPMGLIVVIWTTIFN; encoded by the coding sequence GTGTTACAAACAATCATCTTGGCGATTATTCAGGGAATCGCAGAGTTTTTGCCCATCAGCTCCTCGGGGCACCTCGTCATTGTCGGGGCGATGATGGGTGAATTGAGCGAATCGCCCACGATGGAGATCATTCTTCACGCCGGAACGCTAGGGTCCATCTTGGTGGTCTACTGGAAACGGATTCTCAAGCTCTTAACCAGCGATCGCCGTGTCATAGGTTTGATGGTCGTTGGAACCATCCCAGCGGTGGTCATCGGATTGACCATCAAGCAAAACTTCGAGTATTTGCTGAGAAGTCCGCTACTTGTTGGTGCGATGCTAATCGTTACCGGAATCTTTTTGATCGTACTCGGACGACTGAAGCCTCGCGATGGTGAGTATCAGAAACTCTCGATGCTCGGCGCCTTGACGATTGGCTGTTTCCAGGCCTTCGCCATCCTACCCGGGGTAAGCCGTAGCGGTTCGACTATTTTGGGCGGACGACTACTCGGACTTAAAAACGATGACTCCGTGACCTTTTCGTTCCTGCTCGCCATTCCAGCCATTTGTGGTGCAACCGTACTGGCCTTGAAGGACCTTGTCGAACAGCGAGAATCGGGTTCGCCGATGATGTACAGCAACCTCGAGTTGATCGTCGGAGCGGTTGTTGCGTTCCTGGTCGGTATTTTGGCTCTGAAATGGCTGATTCGTTGGAGCCGCCTCGACCGCCTGCACTGGTTCGCTTTTTGGTGTATTCCAATGGGGTTGATTGTAGTGATCTGGACTACTATTTTTAATTAG
- a CDS encoding sigma-54-dependent transcriptional regulator, with the protein MHVLFADDEKNLQELIRSELPRFGYNVTVCPDGLTAVAALEKEPFDCLLVDLNMPGMNGIEVIAKARELRPEIEVVIMTGKPTTETAIAAVHYQVFDYLTKPCRLVDISGLLGRVAERQQNKRQLVALEHRLKRAEGDNKMIGDAKRMQSVRNLIGKVAPTESTVLIRGETGCGKELVARAVHQASLRADQPLVAINCGALPENLIESELFGHCKGAFTGADAARVGLFEVADGGTIFLDEIGELPLAMQAKLLRVLETGDIRRLGDNQTVHVDVRVVCATHRDLEAMAQEGTFREDLMFRINTFEIEVPPLRDRVEDIMPLAIHLLRRHRTDGADDQLFTAEAAAELEAHQWPGNVRELANVVEHAAILCDKFPIGTEDLPRHFGKRQLRKELRESEPMSLREIEMVAIERSLQRHDGNKAAAAEELGVSLKTLYNKVNAAEEKKLAG; encoded by the coding sequence ATGCATGTCTTGTTCGCAGACGACGAAAAGAACTTGCAAGAGCTGATTCGATCCGAGTTGCCTCGCTTCGGCTACAATGTCACCGTCTGCCCCGATGGTTTGACAGCGGTCGCAGCACTCGAAAAAGAACCGTTCGATTGTTTGCTAGTCGACTTGAATATGCCGGGCATGAATGGCATCGAAGTCATTGCCAAAGCACGCGAATTGCGACCGGAAATCGAAGTCGTCATCATGACGGGTAAACCTACGACCGAGACGGCGATTGCGGCGGTCCACTATCAAGTCTTTGACTATTTGACGAAACCCTGCCGGTTGGTCGATATCTCGGGGCTGCTAGGACGCGTGGCCGAACGACAACAGAACAAACGTCAATTGGTCGCTCTCGAGCATCGGCTCAAACGGGCAGAGGGTGACAACAAGATGATCGGCGATGCGAAGCGGATGCAGTCCGTGCGCAATCTGATTGGCAAGGTGGCTCCGACCGAAAGCACCGTATTGATTCGAGGCGAAACCGGCTGCGGAAAAGAATTGGTGGCCCGGGCGGTTCACCAAGCAAGCCTGCGAGCCGACCAACCGCTCGTTGCCATCAATTGCGGTGCCTTGCCAGAGAACTTGATTGAAAGTGAATTGTTCGGTCATTGCAAAGGAGCGTTTACGGGAGCCGATGCGGCGCGGGTCGGATTATTCGAAGTCGCCGATGGAGGAACGATCTTTCTAGACGAAATCGGCGAATTGCCGCTCGCGATGCAGGCTAAGTTGTTGCGAGTCTTGGAAACAGGCGACATCCGACGACTCGGTGACAATCAAACCGTCCACGTCGATGTGCGAGTTGTTTGTGCGACACACCGCGACCTGGAAGCCATGGCTCAAGAGGGAACGTTCCGCGAAGATCTTATGTTCCGAATCAATACGTTCGAAATTGAAGTTCCGCCGCTGCGTGACCGTGTCGAAGATATCATGCCGCTGGCGATTCATCTGCTTCGCCGTCATCGCACCGACGGTGCGGACGATCAATTGTTTACAGCCGAAGCTGCGGCAGAACTCGAAGCTCATCAATGGCCAGGCAATGTGAGGGAACTGGCGAACGTTGTTGAGCACGCAGCGATTCTCTGTGACAAGTTCCCAATTGGCACCGAGGACTTACCGCGACATTTCGGTAAGCGACAGTTGAGAAAGGAACTGCGTGAAAGTGAACCGATGTCGTTGCGCGAGATTGAAATGGTCGCGATCGAGCGTTCACTGCAAAGGCATGATGGCAATAAAGCTGCAGCTGCGGAAGAACTCGGCGTCAGCTTGAAGACGCTCTATAACAAAGTGAACGCCGCTGAAGAAAAGAAGTTAGCGGGCTAA
- a CDS encoding alanine/glycine:cation symporter family protein: MHRAFLSPLLLFVFLFVFLFVGLGSNLTFGQNGTPPSDSPPAENVAEKSAVEDNVAEKSAVEDADSNWMTQIDTWFGDYVVTPVAKAIFFDFGTKNWKWTQTSIPFVVVWLLAGGVFLTIRMGFINFRAFRHAIDLARGVYDSPGEPGEVTHFQALAAALSATVGLGNIAGVAIAIGTGGPGATLWIMVVGILGMSAKFTECTLGQLYRVTDDDGHVIGGPMRYLHSGLKDIGLEPLGRVLAVVFMVLCIGASFGGGNAFQVGQSLATVRDEIPALETMPWIYGLVMAVAVGVVIIGGIKSIGAVAGRIVPFMCIAYVLAALYILLHNLTSIPAAIVTIVTEAFAPQAMYGGFLGVLVIGIKRAAFSNEAGVGSAAIAHSAAKTDEPVSEGIVALLEPFIDTVVVCTITSLVVVVTGAYEAPELASAIGADQGAKVTLYAFRMGGHEWFKYILYAAVVLFAYSTCISWSYYGERCWVQLFGVRTSLIYKGMFLVFTLLGSIVTRGNILAFSDLMILGMSLPNLLGVFLLSGIVKRQLDSYWDKYKSGKFERVK; the protein is encoded by the coding sequence ATGCATCGAGCCTTTTTATCCCCTCTCTTGCTATTCGTTTTTCTTTTCGTCTTTCTTTTCGTCGGTCTCGGTTCCAACTTGACGTTTGGCCAAAACGGGACGCCACCGAGCGATTCACCGCCAGCCGAAAACGTGGCCGAGAAGTCGGCGGTTGAGGATAACGTGGCCGAGAAGTCGGCGGTTGAGGATGCTGACTCGAATTGGATGACGCAGATTGACACATGGTTCGGCGACTACGTCGTCACGCCTGTGGCAAAAGCGATCTTCTTTGATTTTGGCACGAAAAACTGGAAATGGACGCAGACCAGTATCCCGTTTGTCGTCGTCTGGCTGCTCGCAGGCGGCGTGTTCCTGACGATTCGCATGGGCTTTATTAATTTCCGCGCGTTTCGTCATGCCATCGATTTGGCTCGTGGCGTTTACGATTCACCAGGCGAACCGGGCGAGGTGACTCACTTCCAAGCTTTGGCTGCAGCATTGTCGGCGACGGTCGGTTTGGGGAATATCGCTGGCGTCGCAATCGCGATCGGCACCGGCGGCCCCGGTGCAACCCTCTGGATTATGGTGGTCGGAATTCTCGGCATGTCGGCAAAATTCACCGAATGTACCCTCGGACAACTTTACCGCGTCACCGACGATGATGGCCATGTCATCGGTGGCCCGATGCGGTACCTTCACAGCGGTTTGAAAGACATTGGACTCGAACCACTTGGGCGAGTCTTGGCAGTCGTCTTTATGGTCCTATGTATTGGAGCCAGTTTCGGAGGCGGGAACGCTTTCCAAGTCGGCCAGTCGCTGGCAACGGTTCGTGACGAGATCCCAGCCTTGGAAACGATGCCTTGGATCTACGGCTTGGTGATGGCGGTTGCCGTTGGTGTCGTTATCATCGGCGGGATCAAGAGCATCGGTGCGGTTGCGGGGCGAATCGTTCCTTTCATGTGCATCGCTTACGTCTTAGCAGCACTCTATATTTTGCTTCACAACCTTACGTCAATTCCAGCTGCGATCGTGACGATCGTAACCGAAGCCTTTGCACCCCAAGCAATGTATGGTGGCTTTTTGGGAGTGCTTGTGATCGGAATCAAACGGGCAGCGTTTAGCAATGAGGCAGGCGTCGGTTCGGCTGCGATCGCCCACTCCGCCGCAAAAACGGACGAACCGGTCAGCGAAGGTATCGTCGCGCTATTGGAACCGTTTATTGATACCGTTGTCGTTTGTACAATCACCTCTCTCGTCGTCGTTGTCACCGGTGCCTATGAAGCCCCGGAATTGGCGTCAGCAATCGGTGCGGATCAAGGGGCCAAAGTGACGCTGTACGCGTTTCGAATGGGCGGCCACGAATGGTTTAAGTACATCTTGTACGCGGCGGTCGTCCTGTTCGCCTACTCAACTTGCATTAGCTGGTCTTATTACGGCGAACGATGCTGGGTCCAATTGTTCGGGGTCCGCACATCACTGATTTACAAAGGAATGTTCTTAGTGTTTACTCTGCTCGGATCGATCGTCACGCGTGGCAACATTTTGGCCTTCAGCGATTTGATGATTCTGGGGATGAGCCTACCGAATCTGCTCGGTGTTTTCCTACTTAGCGGCATCGTCAAGAGACAACTCGATTCTTACTGGGATAAGTACAAGAGCGGCAAATTCGAACGGGTGAAGTAG
- the lexA gene encoding transcriptional repressor LexA: MSSQLTDRQQNVYNMIRDLIVKRGYGPTVREIGEHFEIKSPNGVMCHLRALERKGLITRSPNKSRAIELTNAADRSGNSLPLGGIVSGIPAPLVFEQNDRIDFSEMIFEDNRFALQVSGDSMIDASIRDGDYVIVERCEHALPGQMVVTENHLGESMLCYWHPEPSRVRLQPANKAIEPTYATDVKVIGIAVSLVRPAL, from the coding sequence ATGTCGTCTCAATTGACCGACCGGCAGCAAAACGTATACAACATGATTCGCGACTTGATCGTGAAACGCGGGTACGGTCCGACGGTTCGCGAGATCGGCGAGCATTTTGAGATCAAGAGTCCTAATGGGGTGATGTGCCATCTTCGCGCTTTGGAGCGGAAAGGTCTGATAACGAGAAGCCCTAACAAATCGCGAGCGATTGAATTGACCAATGCTGCGGATCGTAGCGGCAATAGCTTGCCACTTGGCGGCATTGTATCGGGAATTCCCGCGCCGCTCGTGTTCGAGCAGAACGACCGGATTGACTTCAGCGAGATGATCTTTGAAGACAACCGATTCGCGCTTCAGGTTTCGGGTGATTCGATGATTGATGCGTCGATCCGAGATGGAGACTATGTGATCGTCGAGCGCTGTGAGCATGCCTTACCGGGACAAATGGTTGTCACCGAGAACCACCTTGGCGAATCGATGCTCTGTTATTGGCATCCCGAGCCGAGTCGAGTGCGTTTGCAGCCTGCGAACAAAGCGATTGAACCAACCTATGCAACCGATGTTAAAGTGATCGGAATTGCGGTAAGCTTGGTTCGTCCTGCCCTCTAA
- the ychF gene encoding redox-regulated ATPase YchF, with protein sequence MEAGIVGLPNVGKSTLFNALTCSKSAQSENYPFCTIEPNEGIVSVPDARLTQITKYIVPQKTIPAMLKLVDIAGIVKGASEGQGLGNKFLSHIRQVDAIVQVVRCFEDDDITHVAGTVDPLSDIETIETELMLADIQTLENSLSKAQRSARSGDKEAKLRVAVIEKCNEHLAKDLPLRTLELSEPEAAAISSYGLMTAKPVLYVANVDENDLEGNDPLVEKVRGYAEASGAGVVCVCAKLEAEIAELEEPDRSEMLTDIGLVEPALNQIARETYRTLGLQSYFTAGEKEVRAWPVPIGATAPQAAGVIHSDFERGFIRAEIYTLDDLENYKSEKEIRQAGKLRVEGKAYVMQDGDICHFLFNV encoded by the coding sequence ATGGAAGCTGGAATTGTTGGGTTGCCAAACGTAGGCAAAAGCACGCTTTTCAATGCACTTACCTGCTCGAAATCGGCACAAAGTGAGAATTATCCGTTCTGTACAATCGAACCTAACGAAGGCATCGTCAGTGTTCCCGATGCTCGATTGACCCAGATTACGAAATACATTGTGCCGCAGAAAACGATTCCAGCGATGTTAAAGTTGGTCGACATTGCGGGCATTGTCAAAGGCGCAAGTGAGGGGCAAGGGCTAGGAAATAAATTTCTAAGCCATATCCGTCAAGTCGACGCGATCGTTCAAGTCGTGCGCTGTTTCGAAGATGACGATATCACGCATGTCGCTGGAACCGTTGACCCGCTGTCGGATATCGAAACGATCGAAACCGAACTCATGCTGGCCGATATCCAAACACTTGAAAACTCACTCAGCAAAGCACAGCGTAGTGCCCGCAGCGGCGACAAGGAAGCGAAATTACGAGTCGCTGTGATCGAAAAGTGCAACGAGCATTTGGCGAAAGATTTACCGCTTCGCACCCTCGAGCTGAGCGAACCGGAAGCCGCCGCGATCTCAAGCTACGGGCTGATGACGGCCAAGCCGGTCCTCTACGTGGCGAATGTCGACGAAAATGATTTGGAAGGTAATGATCCGCTCGTCGAAAAAGTCCGCGGCTATGCGGAAGCCTCCGGTGCTGGGGTCGTATGTGTTTGCGCAAAGCTAGAAGCCGAAATCGCCGAACTCGAGGAACCCGATCGCAGTGAAATGTTGACCGACATTGGACTCGTCGAGCCGGCTCTGAACCAAATTGCTCGCGAGACCTATCGCACGCTTGGCTTGCAAAGTTACTTTACCGCGGGTGAAAAAGAGGTGCGCGCGTGGCCTGTCCCCATCGGGGCGACCGCTCCCCAAGCCGCAGGCGTCATTCACAGCGATTTCGAACGAGGTTTTATTCGTGCCGAAATCTACACGCTTGACGACTTGGAAAACTACAAGAGTGAGAAAGAGATTCGGCAAGCGGGCAAATTGCGGGTCGAAGGAAAAGCGTACGTGATGCAAGACGGAGATATTTGCCACTTTCTGTTCAATGTTTAG
- the dusB gene encoding tRNA dihydrouridine synthase DusB yields the protein MRSPRDERPRLSFSFFRWRETIAIPAAPLQIGDLVIDPPILQAPMAGFTNAAFRQIVRQFGGSGLLATEMVNARGFVWLDENEAEHPDRLWGVAEEARPLAVQIWDNDAETMAKVGRRLVDEYRVSVVDINFGCPVRQVTEKAHSGSYLLREPQRMFHIIHRLVKACNPTPVTAKIRLGCSPESINCNEIAKVVEEAGAAALTVHGRTAKDMFRGNADWERISEIKQHLRNIPLIGNGDLDSAEKVVAAFQNYNVDGVMIARACLGRPWLFSQAAAALKGDPVPPEPTLAEQRDVMLHHFRLVVDRFGEEKATVLMRKYACCYAQGKRGARHFRTHVARVSTAAEFHQVVDEHFPSEPIFSNSAAS from the coding sequence ATGCGAAGCCCACGCGATGAACGGCCCCGCCTGTCTTTTTCCTTTTTTCGTTGGAGAGAAACGATCGCCATCCCCGCTGCTCCACTTCAAATCGGTGATCTCGTCATCGATCCACCTATTTTGCAAGCACCGATGGCCGGGTTTACGAACGCGGCCTTTCGGCAAATAGTACGTCAGTTTGGCGGTAGCGGGTTGCTCGCAACCGAGATGGTGAATGCTCGTGGCTTTGTCTGGCTTGACGAGAACGAAGCAGAGCATCCCGATCGATTGTGGGGCGTCGCCGAAGAGGCTCGACCGTTGGCGGTCCAGATCTGGGACAACGATGCCGAGACGATGGCCAAAGTTGGTCGTCGTCTGGTTGACGAATACCGCGTCAGCGTCGTCGATATCAATTTCGGCTGTCCGGTTCGCCAAGTCACCGAAAAAGCTCATAGCGGCAGCTATTTGCTGCGTGAGCCACAGCGAATGTTCCACATCATCCATCGACTTGTCAAAGCATGTAATCCGACGCCAGTAACCGCAAAGATCCGTTTGGGCTGTTCCCCTGAGAGTATCAACTGCAATGAGATCGCTAAGGTGGTCGAAGAAGCGGGGGCGGCGGCATTAACCGTCCATGGTCGAACCGCAAAAGATATGTTCCGTGGCAATGCCGATTGGGAACGAATTAGTGAAATCAAGCAGCACCTCCGAAACATCCCTCTGATTGGAAACGGGGATCTTGATTCCGCTGAAAAGGTGGTGGCGGCTTTTCAGAACTACAACGTCGACGGAGTCATGATCGCGCGAGCTTGCTTGGGTCGGCCGTGGCTCTTTTCCCAAGCCGCTGCGGCGCTCAAAGGTGATCCGGTGCCACCCGAACCAACGTTGGCCGAGCAACGTGACGTCATGTTGCACCATTTCCGTTTAGTCGTCGATCGTTTCGGTGAAGAGAAGGCGACCGTGTTGATGCGCAAATACGCTTGCTGCTACGCCCAAGGAAAACGCGGAGCACGCCACTTTCGAACGCACGTGGCAAGGGTTTCGACGGCGGCTGAGTTCCATCAAGTGGTCGACGAACACTTTCCGTCGGAGCCAATTTTTAGCAACTCAGCCGCTTCTTAG